The nucleotide window CTGGCCAAAGACAGGGACCTGCAGGACAAAACTTTACTCCACCTGTTCAGAATGATGATACACCCAGGGGAATGTTTAACCTGGAGCTATCAGCAGAACAGCAAGCTGAGATGAGAGAAATGATGCTAAGTTTTCAGAAAGAAACTTTAGAGCTTAGAAATCAAATTCAGTTGAAACAACTGGAGATGAGAGAATTAAAGCTGGAAGACCCGATAAATATGGAACAGATTAGAACAAAATTAGAAGAAATATCTAAATTACAGGTAGAAGTTAGAATGAAGGCTATTGAAAGACAGACTAAATTCAAAGAATTACTAACTCCTGAACAATTGGAGAACTGTGCTGCAGGATTCCAAATGCAAGGATTTAATATGG belongs to Atribacterota bacterium and includes:
- a CDS encoding periplasmic heavy metal sensor: GQRQGPAGQNFTPPVQNDDTPRGMFNLELSAEQQAEMREMMLSFQKETLELRNQIQLKQLEMRELKLEDPINMEQIRTKLEEISKLQVEVRMKAIERQTKFKELLTPEQLENCAAGFQMQGFNMGNMGKSSMNKGFNPGFNQQSAVNMGIRGNRW